Proteins encoded by one window of Pseudonocardia sp. HH130629-09:
- a CDS encoding thiolase C-terminal domain-containing protein, giving the protein MTTPDRSFRGATAVVGAANTAFHKRGTATSSSLQLTLRAILDAAADAGLDAHDIDGFVSYANDDNEGLAVGAALGVKEVRWSSMVWGGGGGGVAAAVNAAAAAVVAGQAETVCVYRGISEADAGRQSYSKGHIGPLYGAHGVFAPAQICALRTQRMIEVDGVPREALGALVAAAYHHAQNNPEAVAYGKPLDPEVYDDARIISEPLRLYDCSRENDAAGAVIVTSAARARGLRQEPAYVLSGVQGSSSSWTESVENESPYSSAGFHPALVARLWEGAGIKPGEVDVTQVYENFSGPAVASLIDVGLVPPGAEAGRVMRFENLIAPDGGLPLNTAGGNIAEGFVHGFGLIVEAVRQIRGTSPNPVPGAAVSLLLGGPMAPLVSATVFGAGSTL; this is encoded by the coding sequence ATGACCACACCCGACCGGTCCTTCCGGGGGGCCACCGCGGTGGTGGGGGCGGCCAACACCGCCTTCCACAAGCGCGGGACCGCGACGTCGTCGTCGCTGCAGCTGACGCTGCGGGCGATCCTCGACGCGGCCGCCGACGCGGGCCTCGACGCCCACGACATCGACGGCTTCGTCTCCTACGCGAACGACGACAACGAGGGCCTGGCCGTCGGTGCGGCGCTCGGCGTGAAGGAGGTCCGCTGGTCCAGCATGGTCTGGGGCGGTGGTGGCGGCGGGGTGGCCGCCGCGGTGAACGCGGCGGCCGCGGCCGTCGTCGCGGGGCAGGCCGAGACGGTCTGCGTCTACCGTGGCATCTCCGAGGCCGACGCGGGCAGGCAGAGCTACAGCAAGGGCCACATCGGCCCGCTGTACGGCGCGCACGGTGTCTTCGCGCCCGCGCAGATCTGCGCGCTGCGGACCCAGCGGATGATCGAGGTCGACGGCGTCCCCCGGGAGGCGCTCGGCGCGCTCGTGGCCGCCGCGTACCACCACGCGCAGAACAACCCGGAGGCCGTGGCCTACGGGAAGCCGCTCGACCCCGAGGTGTACGACGACGCCCGGATCATCTCCGAGCCGCTGCGCCTCTACGACTGCTCCCGCGAGAACGACGCGGCCGGTGCCGTCATCGTGACCAGCGCCGCGCGGGCCCGCGGGCTCCGGCAGGAGCCGGCCTACGTGCTCTCCGGGGTGCAGGGCTCCAGCTCGTCCTGGACCGAGTCGGTCGAGAACGAGAGCCCGTACAGCAGCGCGGGCTTCCACCCGGCGCTGGTCGCCCGGCTCTGGGAGGGCGCGGGGATCAAGCCCGGCGAGGTCGACGTCACCCAGGTCTACGAGAACTTCTCCGGGCCCGCCGTCGCGTCGCTGATCGACGTCGGGCTGGTGCCGCCGGGTGCCGAGGCCGGCCGGGTGATGCGCTTCGAGAACCTGATCGCCCCGGACGGCGGCCTGCCACTCAACACCGCGGGCGGCAACATCGCCGAGGGCTTCGTGCACGGCTTCGGGCTGATCGTGGAGGCCGTCCGCCAGATCCGCGGGACCTCGCCCAACCCGGTACCCGGCGCGGCGGTGTCGCTGCTGCTCGGCGGGCCGATGGCGCCGCTGGTCAGCGCCACCGTGTTCGGGGCCGGGTCGACGCTCTGA
- a CDS encoding GNAT family N-acetyltransferase, with the protein MIDFEWYRPGGPGFEPDVEAELREMLAEASETDAEAGFPRLSLDDPIEPGTSHLLVWLLPDERSGRNVPLVPSLAGFLRVEPLRGEDAGTAEVSYLVRPDYRSRGITTLLIEKIGLELGTPDGWQGTGVSGLRVWARANHPAALRMSLRFRRYGIRTVLREWQMLAPVRIGRDVDPGAEPGRPAVRQAAGAAERDAAAALWTASGRRHEPPADTVLLVSGSAERPDGAVWVDPESGEPTEYGTAGRLVAVVTRDPDRDREEDPLVRSLLVAGLEYLRDAGLRVGATTIDSEDRPLVHEARTLGFVHDQTDVQYTVHNRTTEPLPAVR; encoded by the coding sequence GTGATCGATTTCGAGTGGTACCGGCCCGGCGGGCCCGGCTTCGAGCCGGACGTCGAGGCGGAGCTTCGGGAGATGCTGGCCGAGGCGTCGGAGACCGACGCCGAGGCCGGCTTCCCCCGGCTCTCGCTCGACGACCCGATCGAGCCGGGGACGTCGCACCTGCTGGTGTGGCTCCTCCCGGACGAGCGCTCCGGGCGGAACGTCCCGCTGGTGCCGAGCCTCGCCGGGTTCCTCCGGGTCGAGCCGCTGCGGGGCGAGGACGCGGGGACCGCCGAGGTCTCCTACCTCGTCCGGCCGGACTACCGGTCCCGCGGCATCACCACGCTGCTGATCGAGAAGATCGGCCTGGAGCTCGGCACCCCCGACGGCTGGCAGGGCACCGGCGTGTCCGGCCTGCGGGTCTGGGCCCGGGCGAACCACCCGGCCGCGCTGCGCATGTCGCTGCGGTTCCGCCGCTACGGGATCCGCACCGTGCTGCGCGAGTGGCAGATGCTCGCGCCGGTGCGGATCGGCCGGGACGTCGACCCGGGCGCCGAGCCCGGGCGTCCCGCGGTCCGGCAGGCCGCCGGCGCGGCGGAGCGCGACGCGGCCGCGGCGCTGTGGACGGCGAGCGGGCGCAGGCACGAGCCCCCGGCGGACACGGTCCTGCTTGTCAGCGGATCCGCGGAGCGGCCCGACGGCGCCGTCTGGGTCGACCCCGAGTCCGGCGAGCCGACGGAGTACGGCACGGCCGGACGCCTCGTCGCCGTCGTCACCCGGGACCCGGACCGGGACCGGGAGGAGGACCCGCTCGTGCGGTCCCTGCTGGTGGCCGGGCTGGAGTACCTGCGTGACGCGGGGCTCCGGGTCGGCGCCACCACGATCGACTCGGAGGACCGGCCGCTCGTGCACGAGGCCCGGACCCTCGGTTTCGTCCACGACCAGACCGACGTCCAGTACACCGTGCACAACCGGACCACCGAACCGTTGCCGGCCGTCCGGTGA
- a CDS encoding ferredoxin, giving the protein MEQHLTVDRKACAGHGLCYGAAPELVDCDEQGDPVVLTDPVPQARVREAQHVVDMCPERALALEQTQSA; this is encoded by the coding sequence ATGGAACAGCACCTGACGGTGGACCGGAAGGCCTGTGCCGGACACGGGCTCTGTTACGGGGCCGCGCCCGAACTCGTGGATTGCGACGAACAGGGCGACCCGGTCGTCCTCACCGATCCGGTACCACAGGCACGGGTCCGCGAGGCCCAGCATGTCGTGGACATGTGCCCGGAGCGGGCGCTGGCCCTCGAACAGACGCAGTCGGCGTGA
- a CDS encoding alpha/beta hydrolase codes for MTAEHHGRPRAAAHPEGPEPVGVLVTEHHRPSIRSRVLTAVMDQLMARALRALTGDTLTRALRDRLARFDEWAAHVPVPWGARVGRTSVNGLPAEWSVGRGVRDPDAVVLYLHGGGWLFGGLNSHRSLVSRLSSASGQAALAVAYRMVPEVSLDQEIEDCLDAYRWLLARGIAPGRIAIAGDSAGGHLAVATALRARERGLPRPAAVVGMSGVYDLDTAARAALDPGDDPTGSAAALQWMIEMILAGDAPDRYSPLRADLADLPPTLLTVGSAEVLREETEQLARRLAAAGAHCVLEIWHGQPHVFQVFAPVLPEAARSLDRIGTFLRSAFAGTARPLPGRSRRAPADLDDKT; via the coding sequence ATGACGGCCGAGCACCACGGCCGTCCGCGGGCGGCGGCCCACCCCGAGGGTCCGGAGCCGGTGGGCGTGCTCGTCACGGAGCACCACCGGCCGAGCATCCGGTCCCGCGTCCTGACGGCCGTCATGGACCAGCTCATGGCCCGGGCCCTGCGCGCCCTGACCGGCGACACGCTGACCCGGGCGCTGCGGGACCGGCTGGCCCGCTTCGACGAGTGGGCCGCCCACGTGCCGGTGCCCTGGGGCGCACGGGTCGGCCGCACCTCGGTCAACGGCCTCCCCGCGGAGTGGTCGGTCGGGCGGGGCGTGCGGGACCCCGACGCCGTCGTCCTCTACTTGCACGGCGGGGGCTGGCTGTTCGGTGGCCTGAACTCGCACCGCTCGCTGGTCTCCCGGCTGTCGTCGGCGTCCGGGCAGGCCGCCCTGGCGGTGGCCTACCGGATGGTCCCGGAGGTGTCGCTGGACCAGGAGATCGAGGACTGCCTCGACGCCTACCGGTGGCTGCTCGCCCGCGGGATCGCGCCGGGGCGCATCGCGATCGCCGGCGACTCCGCCGGCGGGCACCTCGCCGTCGCGACCGCCCTGCGTGCCCGGGAACGCGGCCTGCCCCGGCCGGCGGCCGTCGTCGGGATGTCCGGGGTCTACGACCTCGACACCGCCGCGCGGGCCGCGCTCGATCCCGGCGACGATCCGACCGGGTCGGCGGCCGCCCTCCAGTGGATGATCGAGATGATCCTGGCCGGGGACGCGCCGGACCGGTACTCGCCCCTGCGGGCGGACCTCGCGGACCTGCCGCCCACCCTGCTGACCGTCGGTTCCGCCGAGGTGCTGCGGGAGGAGACCGAGCAGCTCGCGCGCCGCCTCGCCGCCGCGGGGGCCCACTGCGTGCTCGAGATCTGGCACGGCCAGCCGCACGTGTTCCAGGTGTTCGCGCCGGTGCTCCCGGAGGCCGCGCGCTCGCTCGACCGCATCGGGACGTTCCTGCGCTCGGCCTTCGCCGGCACCGCACGGCCGCTGCCCGGACGGTCCCGCCGCGCTCCGGCGGACCTGGACGACAAAACCTAA
- a CDS encoding TetR family transcriptional regulator, with translation MISTSLEIIDAEGLEAFSLPRLARALNVRAPSLYHHFADKAEILRGVARAIVVETRMPDSRTTPNWIEWFVALSLNFRHAVLRHRNAAPVLLRFMPRDVLIRTYEQSARFLTAVGVPADQCVLLLDGLDKLTLGAAIAEAAKDPAEAGELFGTADPESEPTLANAVAQNRMSTEEVFAETVRSFLRGAAPYVPADAPPPDGLAGRTVADLRSSEAS, from the coding sequence GTGATCTCGACGTCGCTGGAGATCATCGACGCGGAAGGTCTGGAGGCGTTCAGCCTGCCCCGGCTGGCCCGTGCGCTCAACGTGCGCGCGCCCTCGCTCTACCACCACTTCGCGGACAAGGCCGAGATCCTCCGGGGCGTCGCCCGCGCCATCGTGGTGGAGACCCGGATGCCCGACTCCCGGACGACCCCGAACTGGATCGAGTGGTTCGTCGCGCTGAGCCTCAACTTCCGGCACGCCGTGCTGCGGCACCGCAACGCGGCACCGGTGCTGCTCCGGTTCATGCCCCGCGACGTGCTGATCCGCACCTACGAGCAGAGCGCGCGCTTCCTGACCGCCGTCGGGGTCCCGGCCGACCAGTGCGTCCTGCTCCTCGACGGGCTGGACAAGCTGACGCTCGGCGCCGCGATCGCCGAGGCCGCGAAGGACCCGGCCGAGGCGGGCGAGCTCTTCGGCACCGCCGACCCGGAGTCCGAGCCGACACTGGCGAACGCGGTCGCGCAGAACCGGATGAGCACCGAGGAGGTCTTCGCCGAGACCGTCCGCAGCTTCCTCCGCGGGGCGGCGCCGTACGTCCCGGCCGACGCCCCGCCCCCGGACGGCCTGGCCGGCAGGACCGTCGCCGACCTCCGGTCGTCCGAAGCCTCCTGA
- a CDS encoding aromatic ring-hydroxylating oxygenase subunit alpha, translating into MSTDQTAASAQQTDELAARNDRIRRALDHIRNDSTDEYDGIASFTAEEFTDPEIARRERDAVFGRVPSIVCHGSEIPKPNDFMTLQMPRNDVIIVRQKDHSVKAFVNLCRHRGALLEEQEKGRCRLFSCGYHRWSYDTDGSLRAITRDNTFGEIDRSQYGLIELPAEERHGFVWMVDDAAAEIDVASWLGAEMDGILAGYGMDKLVSAQAEGFDEPVNWKIMQDAFLDGYHIQYAHPNTAAKHIHTNVMAAEDFGRHARFIAPRKTIDKYLEEPPAPDEDLSPYVTETHFLLPNSTLLRQPDHFELLTFRPHPTDPGRCRMEMRLVVPKVEDSGMDSERWTKIWEKNWKILLAVLHQEDFPLLRSSQRGMGSANAGGMLLGRNEVINQIFHRELRKLVS; encoded by the coding sequence GTGTCCACTGACCAGACCGCGGCGAGTGCCCAGCAGACGGACGAGCTCGCCGCCCGCAACGACCGGATCCGGCGGGCTCTCGACCACATCCGCAACGACAGCACGGATGAGTACGACGGCATCGCCTCGTTCACGGCCGAGGAGTTCACCGACCCGGAGATCGCCCGCCGGGAGCGGGACGCGGTGTTCGGCCGGGTCCCCTCGATCGTGTGCCACGGCAGCGAGATCCCGAAGCCGAACGACTTCATGACGCTGCAGATGCCGCGCAACGACGTGATCATCGTGCGGCAGAAGGACCACTCGGTGAAGGCGTTCGTCAACCTCTGTCGGCACCGCGGTGCGCTGCTGGAGGAGCAGGAGAAGGGCCGCTGCCGGCTGTTCTCCTGCGGCTACCACCGGTGGTCCTACGACACCGACGGCTCGCTCCGCGCGATCACCCGCGACAACACCTTCGGCGAGATCGACCGGTCGCAGTACGGGCTGATCGAGCTGCCCGCCGAGGAGCGCCACGGCTTCGTCTGGATGGTCGACGACGCGGCCGCCGAGATCGACGTCGCGTCATGGCTGGGTGCCGAGATGGACGGCATCCTCGCCGGCTATGGCATGGACAAGCTCGTCTCGGCGCAGGCCGAGGGCTTCGACGAGCCGGTCAACTGGAAGATCATGCAGGACGCGTTCCTGGACGGCTATCACATCCAGTACGCGCACCCGAACACCGCGGCCAAGCACATCCACACCAACGTGATGGCGGCCGAGGACTTCGGGCGGCACGCGCGGTTCATCGCGCCGCGCAAGACGATCGACAAGTACCTCGAGGAGCCCCCGGCCCCGGACGAGGACCTGTCGCCCTACGTCACCGAGACGCACTTCCTGCTGCCGAACAGCACCCTGCTGCGCCAGCCCGACCACTTCGAGCTGCTCACCTTCCGCCCGCACCCGACCGACCCCGGCCGCTGCCGGATGGAGATGCGGCTGGTCGTGCCGAAGGTCGAGGACTCGGGCATGGACTCCGAGCGCTGGACCAAGATCTGGGAGAAGAACTGGAAGATCCTCCTCGCGGTGCTGCACCAGGAGGACTTCCCGCTGCTGCGCAGCTCCCAGCGGGGCATGGGCAGCGCCAACGCCGGCGGCATGCTGCTCGGCCGCAACGAGGTCATCAACCAGATCTTCCACCGCGAGCTCCGGAAGCTGGTCTCGTGA
- a CDS encoding wax ester/triacylglycerol synthase domain-containing protein, producing MNAFETVMWRIESDPALRTPAMACLELDAVPDHARLAAVHEAAVAIVPRLGQRVVEPVLGLGVPRWTTDPEMDLRFHLRRHQLPARGGWTELMEGLSQFYMSPLDRARSPWEALLVEGLPRGRALYALKMHHAVTDGLGVMQHLARILAPERQDDVPGGLRPAHLQTPPMSPYEALVAQARADLGRVTGEVGRLGSAGLRSLAAPFSMAGAVSRYVSSLGRVLAPPAAENSALLAERGLTLRLAAVDVPFDRLRAAAKAAGGSVNDAFLAGLLGGYRLFHERSGAPPPEAVPTAMPISLRRPDDPEGGNRIASARFAGPMAETDVVRRVERIRAVVSEVREEPAVDVIGLFAPLLGRMPGALAAILAGPMTKGNDLHASNVPGLQGDHYLAGARVERFYGYGPLGGGASLITLVSHGSTACIGVGLDTAAFADGDLYLQCLVDGFTEVLDLAPGTATPTLRG from the coding sequence ATGAACGCCTTCGAGACCGTCATGTGGCGGATCGAGTCGGATCCCGCACTGCGGACACCGGCCATGGCCTGTCTCGAGCTCGACGCCGTTCCGGACCACGCCCGGCTGGCCGCCGTGCACGAGGCCGCCGTCGCCATCGTCCCCCGGCTCGGCCAGCGGGTCGTGGAGCCGGTGCTGGGCCTCGGGGTACCGCGGTGGACGACCGACCCGGAGATGGACCTCCGGTTCCACCTGCGCCGCCACCAGCTCCCGGCCCGCGGCGGCTGGACGGAGCTGATGGAGGGGCTGTCCCAGTTCTACATGAGCCCGCTCGACCGGGCCCGGTCCCCGTGGGAGGCGCTCCTGGTGGAGGGTCTCCCCCGCGGCCGCGCCCTGTACGCGCTAAAGATGCACCACGCCGTCACCGACGGTCTGGGCGTGATGCAGCACCTGGCGCGCATCCTGGCGCCGGAGCGGCAGGACGACGTGCCGGGCGGCCTGCGGCCGGCGCACCTGCAGACACCTCCCATGTCGCCCTACGAGGCCCTGGTCGCCCAGGCCCGTGCCGACCTCGGCCGCGTGACCGGCGAGGTGGGCAGGCTGGGCTCGGCCGGGCTGCGGTCGCTGGCCGCGCCGTTCTCGATGGCCGGGGCGGTGTCCCGGTACGTGTCGTCCCTGGGCCGGGTGCTCGCTCCCCCGGCCGCCGAGAACTCGGCGCTGCTCGCCGAGCGGGGCCTGACCCTCCGGCTCGCCGCCGTCGACGTCCCGTTCGACCGGCTCAGGGCGGCGGCGAAGGCCGCGGGCGGCAGCGTGAACGACGCGTTCCTGGCCGGGCTGCTCGGCGGGTACCGTCTCTTCCACGAGCGTTCCGGGGCACCGCCCCCGGAGGCCGTCCCGACCGCCATGCCGATCTCGCTGCGCCGGCCCGACGATCCCGAGGGCGGGAACCGCATCGCCTCGGCCCGGTTCGCCGGTCCGATGGCCGAGACCGACGTGGTCCGCCGGGTCGAGCGGATCCGGGCCGTGGTGTCCGAGGTCCGGGAGGAGCCGGCGGTCGACGTGATCGGCCTGTTCGCGCCGCTGCTCGGCCGCATGCCCGGCGCGCTCGCCGCGATCCTCGCCGGGCCGATGACGAAGGGCAACGACCTGCACGCCAGCAACGTGCCGGGGCTGCAGGGGGACCACTACCTCGCGGGCGCCCGGGTCGAACGGTTCTACGGCTACGGCCCGCTCGGCGGGGGTGCCTCGCTGATCACGCTGGTCAGCCACGGTTCCACCGCCTGCATCGGGGTCGGGCTCGACACCGCGGCCTTCGCCGACGGCGACCTGTACCTGCAGTGCCTGGTGGACGGGTTCACCGAGGTGCTCGACCTGGCGCCGGGCACCGCGACGCCGACGCTGCGCGGATGA
- a CDS encoding Zn-ribbon domain-containing OB-fold protein translates to MTEVRFPDVPADLADVVVRHGRAVAAGENETVLADFRPDRVGQLLASARPPDRMNASEVVAIEPGPGPLYSAYIRYSGAGGDEAVFRSRWIDIDGTWLVTQVRNVPDTPPRTPFAEPTEDGSDTPHWEGLRQGELRIQHCPRCDEWIWSPRPICPSCHHDELEWPSVDPAGTVYAWTRTWQPFHPSVSGHLPYVVVTVELPAAGNRRVVGVLLDGDGADVRIGQQVKAEFDDAADTADYPLLRWRLS, encoded by the coding sequence ATGACCGAGGTGCGGTTCCCCGACGTCCCCGCGGACCTGGCCGACGTGGTCGTGCGCCACGGCCGGGCCGTGGCGGCGGGCGAGAACGAGACCGTCCTGGCGGACTTCCGTCCCGACCGGGTCGGCCAGCTCCTGGCGTCCGCCCGGCCGCCGGACCGCATGAACGCCTCCGAGGTCGTGGCGATCGAGCCCGGCCCCGGCCCGCTCTACAGCGCGTACATCCGGTACAGCGGCGCGGGCGGCGACGAGGCCGTGTTCCGGTCGCGGTGGATCGACATCGACGGCACATGGCTGGTCACCCAGGTCCGTAACGTGCCCGACACCCCGCCGAGGACGCCGTTCGCGGAGCCGACCGAGGACGGGTCCGACACCCCGCACTGGGAGGGCCTGCGCCAGGGCGAGCTGCGGATCCAGCACTGCCCCCGGTGCGACGAGTGGATCTGGTCGCCCCGGCCGATCTGCCCGTCGTGCCACCACGACGAGCTGGAGTGGCCGTCGGTGGACCCGGCCGGGACCGTCTACGCGTGGACCCGCACCTGGCAGCCGTTCCACCCCTCGGTCTCCGGGCACCTGCCCTACGTGGTCGTGACCGTGGAGCTGCCCGCGGCGGGGAACCGTCGCGTGGTGGGCGTGCTGCTCGACGGCGACGGCGCCGACGTCCGGATCGGGCAGCAGGTGAAGGCGGAGTTCGACGACGCTGCGGACACGGCGGACTACCCGCTGCTCCGCTGGCGCCTGTCGTAG
- a CDS encoding molybdopterin-dependent oxidoreductase, translated as MSTRPSTVPLPDPGPGVPRTVPRGCPLCEAMCGLAVTLDADDRVVTVRGDDHDVYSAGYLCPKGASLGAVDDDPDRLTRPLVRRDGELRPATWDEAFAEVDRLLGPLLATDRDTVAAYIGNPTGHNVAFTLLAGRLARSLGSAQTYSPATMDQLPQTVTAALLFGEPSSIPVPDLDTTDLLVIVGGNPLVSNGSVGASPDYRGKLRALRARGGRLVVVDPARTATADVADDHLRVRPGTDLFLLLGLLHVVITEDRVRLRAAEGRVSGLAELRTAVAPWTPEAAARACGIAPDAIVRLARELAGTGRAAVYGRLGTTLNRHGTLTCWALQVLNVVCGHLDRPGGLQFTRPVTGSPTTRRATRPPRPFTTGRYRTRVGGHPEVLGELPVAALAEEILTPGPGRVRGMVVYGGNLARSMPDSTSMQRALADLDALVCVDPYLNETTRYADVILPPPGSLTRDHFDLVLYQFAQRNFARFSRPARPVPDGMIPEWEILLRLCAIYEGRGPGADPGLVDDEIAASLRASVARGLDTGEDGIVTDFPERGPRRLLDLRIRSGPYGDHFGRVPGGLTLARLLGSPHGIDLGPLGPRLDEVIRTPSGTIELAPAQVLDALAGVAAPVAEPGTLLLIGRRDLRSKNSWLHNVDRLARGPERAMLYVSPGDAHELGVDDGGTVSVGSAAGRIRVPVRLTDEVPDGVCSLPHGWGHDDDHARLHVAARQPGVNSNTLTDGSVLDPLSGTVQMNAVPVRVEPAPRGS; from the coding sequence ATGTCCACCCGCCCGTCGACCGTCCCGCTCCCCGACCCGGGACCGGGCGTCCCGCGCACCGTCCCGCGCGGGTGCCCGCTCTGCGAGGCGATGTGCGGGCTGGCGGTCACCCTCGACGCCGACGACCGCGTGGTCACGGTCCGCGGCGACGACCACGACGTCTACAGCGCGGGCTACCTCTGCCCCAAGGGGGCGTCGCTCGGCGCGGTCGACGACGACCCCGACCGGTTGACCCGGCCGCTCGTGCGGCGCGACGGGGAGCTGCGCCCCGCGACCTGGGACGAGGCGTTCGCCGAGGTGGACCGGCTGCTGGGGCCGCTGCTCGCCACGGACCGCGACACCGTCGCCGCCTACATCGGCAACCCGACCGGCCACAACGTCGCCTTCACCCTGCTGGCGGGCAGGCTCGCGCGGTCACTGGGGAGTGCCCAGACCTACTCGCCGGCCACCATGGACCAGCTGCCCCAGACCGTGACCGCAGCCCTGCTGTTCGGCGAGCCCAGCAGCATCCCGGTGCCCGATCTCGACACCACCGACCTGCTCGTGATCGTCGGCGGCAACCCGCTGGTGTCCAACGGCAGCGTCGGAGCCTCGCCGGACTACCGCGGCAAGCTGCGGGCCCTGCGGGCGCGCGGCGGCCGGCTCGTCGTCGTCGACCCGGCGCGGACCGCGACCGCCGACGTCGCCGACGACCACCTGAGGGTGCGGCCGGGCACCGACCTGTTCCTGCTGCTCGGCCTGCTGCACGTGGTGATCACCGAGGACCGGGTCCGGCTGCGGGCCGCGGAGGGCCGCGTCTCCGGACTCGCGGAGCTCCGCACCGCGGTCGCGCCCTGGACACCCGAGGCCGCGGCCCGCGCCTGCGGGATCGCACCGGACGCGATCGTCCGGCTCGCCCGCGAGCTCGCCGGGACCGGACGCGCCGCGGTGTACGGGCGGCTCGGCACCACGCTCAACCGGCACGGCACCCTGACCTGCTGGGCGCTGCAGGTCCTGAACGTCGTGTGCGGTCACCTCGACCGTCCGGGCGGGCTGCAGTTCACCCGTCCCGTCACCGGTTCCCCCACCACCCGGCGGGCGACCAGGCCCCCGCGACCCTTCACCACCGGGCGGTACCGCACCCGGGTCGGCGGGCACCCCGAGGTGCTCGGCGAGCTCCCGGTCGCCGCGCTGGCGGAGGAGATCCTGACCCCCGGTCCGGGCCGTGTCCGCGGGATGGTGGTCTACGGCGGCAACCTCGCCCGGTCCATGCCGGACTCGACGAGCATGCAGCGGGCCCTCGCCGACCTCGACGCGCTCGTCTGCGTCGACCCCTATCTCAACGAGACCACCCGGTACGCCGACGTGATCCTCCCGCCGCCGGGCTCGCTCACCCGCGACCACTTCGACCTGGTGCTCTACCAGTTCGCGCAGCGGAACTTCGCGCGGTTCTCCCGGCCCGCCCGGCCGGTGCCCGACGGGATGATCCCGGAGTGGGAGATCCTGCTGCGGCTCTGCGCGATCTACGAGGGCCGCGGCCCCGGCGCCGACCCCGGGCTCGTCGACGACGAGATCGCCGCGTCGCTGCGGGCCTCGGTCGCGCGCGGGCTCGACACCGGCGAGGACGGGATCGTCACCGACTTCCCGGAGCGGGGACCGCGCAGGCTGCTCGACCTGCGCATCCGGTCCGGCCCCTACGGCGACCACTTCGGCCGCGTACCGGGCGGGCTCACGCTGGCCCGGCTGCTCGGCTCGCCGCACGGGATCGACCTCGGTCCGCTGGGCCCCCGGCTCGACGAGGTGATCCGCACCCCCTCCGGCACGATCGAGCTCGCACCGGCGCAGGTGCTCGACGCGCTCGCCGGCGTCGCCGCCCCGGTGGCCGAGCCCGGGACGCTGCTGCTGATCGGGCGTCGTGACCTGCGGTCGAAGAACTCCTGGCTGCACAACGTGGACCGGCTCGCACGGGGCCCGGAGCGCGCGATGCTCTACGTCTCCCCCGGCGACGCCCACGAGCTCGGCGTCGACGACGGCGGGACGGTCTCGGTCGGCTCGGCCGCCGGGCGGATCCGGGTCCCGGTGCGGCTCACCGACGAGGTGCCGGACGGCGTGTGCTCGCTGCCGCACGGCTGGGGTCACGACGACGACCACGCCCGGCTCCACGTCGCGGCGCGGCAGCCGGGGGTCAACAGCAACACCCTCACCGACGGCTCGGTGCTCGACCCGCTGTCGGGCACCGTCCAGATGAACGCCGTCCCCGTCCGCGTCGAACCGGCGCCCCGCGGCTCCTGA